GGCTTCAACGACTTCCTGGCCGACCCGTCGATCGCGTGGTGGTTCTACGTGATCTGCGTCGTGCTCGCCGGGCTCACGCTCATGGCCGCCCTCGGCGGCACCACGAAGAACCGGGTGCGCAACTTCGCCATCGCGGGCGGCGCCACCCTCGTCGTGCTCCTCTACGTCGAGCTCACCGACTTCATCGCGGACCCGACCCTCGGCATCGTGGGCGTCGCCGTGCTGTCGATCGGCACGGCCCTCTGCGTCACCATCCTGTCGACGGGCCTCAGCGACCGGCGCTCGCTCTACGCCGCGCTCACCGTCGCCGGTCTGGGCATCGTGCTCTACCAGCCGATGCGCTACTTCTGGTACTACGCGGGGGCCAGCTGGCTCATCGTCATCGGCATGGGCGTGCTCGCCGTGCTGGTCGGCGCCCTGGTCGGCTACCTGTGGGGCGGCCCCGACCGCAGCACGGTCGTGCGTACCGCGGCCCTCACCGCGGTCCCCGTGTCGCTCTACCTCTTCCTCGACCGGCTGTTCTCCACGTGGGACGTCTACGTCAACCACGTGCGCATCAACGGCCGCCCCATCGCGACGTCCGGGCGACGCACGCCGAACTTCGAGGGCAACTTCTGGATGGAGACCCTCGACCTCTTCGGCCACCTGCTGCTGCCGACCCTGACGCTGACGCTCATCTCGTTCGCGGCGTACACGCGGTACGCCCGGGCGAGCACCCTCGAGGTGCTCAACCAGGACTACATCCGCACGGCTCGGGCCAAGGGCCTCACCGAGCGCACCGTGATCATGCGCCACGCCTTCCGCAACGCGCTGATCCCGCTCGCCTCGATCGTGCCCGTCGACATCATCACGCTCATCGGTGGCGCGGTGATCACGGAACGCATCTTCGGCTGGCGCGGCATGGGCTTCTTGTTCGCGGACTCGTTGGAGAAGAACGTGATCGACCCGATCATGGCCTACCTGCTGGTGGTCGCCATCCTGGCCGTGGTCGCGAACTTCGTCGCCGACCTCGTCTACGCGGTGCTCGACCCGCGGATCCGGGTGAACGCATGAGCGCGGGGAGCCCGACCTGCTCGGGTGCCGCGCCCGCCCCCCGCCGACCTCTGCACGGAGGATCCCTCGCATGACCATGACGACCCCGCCTCCGGCCGCCACGCCGGACGAGCCCCACGAGAACGGCATCGAGAACCGCGACGTCGCGGGTCTCTCGCAGGGCCGCATCGTCCTCAAGCGCTTCCTCGGCCACCGCGGCGCGCTCGTCGGCATGGTGGTGCTCGCGCTCGTCGCGATCCTGGCCTTCAGCTCGATCGGCGTCGGCGGCATCCCCGGTTGGTGGAAGTACGCGCCGACCGACCGGCCGGCCGACTTCGACGCCGTCACCGACCGCGGCGCCCCGACCCTGGGGCTGCCCACCTGGCTCGGCGGCAGCGGCCTCGCCTGGGGCGACGCGCCCTTCGGCCGTGACAACCTGGGGCGCGACATCTTCGCGCGCACCATGCTCGGCGCCCAGACCTCGCTCATCGTCATGGCGATCATGGGCATCGTCGCGGCCGTCATGGGCATCGCCGTCGGCGCGCTCGCCGGTTACTACCGCGGGGCCACCGACCAGGCCCTCATGCGCTTCACGGACCTCGTCATCACCTTCCCGCTCATCGTCATCGGCGCGGTGCTGGGCAAGATGGCCGGCGACTCCGGTGTCTACGTGCTGGCCCTCGTGCTCGGCCTCGTGGTGTGGACGACACTGGCGCGCCTGGTGCGCGCGGAGTTCCTGTCGCTGCGTGAACGGGAGTTCGTGGACGCCGCACGCGTGGCCGGGGCCAGCGACACCCGCATCATCCTCAAGCACATGCTGCCCAACGCGATGGGCCCGATCATCGTCAACACGACGCTGCTCATGTCGGCTGCGGTGCTCCTCGAGGCGTCCCTCAGCTACCTGGGCTTCGGCGTCAAGGCGCCCGACATCTCGCTCGGCAAGATGGTGTCGGACTACCAGTCCTACTTCCAGACGCGGCCGTGGCTGTTCTGGTGGCCGGGTGCGTTCATCATCGTCATCGCCCTCTGCGTCAACTTCATCGGCGACGGCCTCCGCGACGCCTTCGACCCGCGCCAGCGCAAGATCCCGTCGCTCCGGGCGATGAACCGGGCGCGCCTCGCGCAGCAGGAGAGCCTCGTGGCGGCCACCCCGGCGCTGCCGACCGGCGCCGACGTCTCCGGTGTCGACGTCGAGAAGAGGTCGCGCGAGACGGACCGTCGCGACGACGAGCCGGGCGGCTCGGCGTGACCTCGCGCCGCCAGCGGACCTCAGACCAGGAAGGGCGTCACGACCGCCGCCAGCGCCAGCAGCGCGAGCGTGGCGGCGGCGGTCGGGTCGGGGCGCACCACGGTGCGCGTGGCGTCCGGACCGGCGGACCGGCCGGTGGTCTCCTCGCGGCGCCAGCGCTCGCGCACGGCGCCGGCGGCCTCCGACTCCTTGCCCTTCGCCCGGTCCATGCCGAGCGGCGGGGGGCAGGCCCAGGCGTCGACGGTCGAGTCGTCGAGGAGCACCAGGCGCACGCCGTACCGGCCGTCGACCTCCACCAGCGCACCCCACGGCACCTCGACGGTGCGGAAGGGGTTGACGACCTGCAGGCCGTCGTCGGTGAGGTGGAGGGCGGGACGCCAGTACACGACCCAGCCGATCGCGCCGAGGAGCAGCACGGCACCGCCCCAGCGCAGGAGCAGCTCGACGTCGCCGCCGACCGCCAGTCCGACGAGCACGACGCCGGCGCCGCCCATGAGGGCGACCGCCAGACGGCGGGCGCCCGTGGATCGGTAGGTCTGGACGTACGGGGTGGCCATGGGGCCAGCCTCCCAGAGCGGCACGCAGACCAGCAGAGCAGCACCCCGGGCCCGGCCCGGGCACGCATCCAGGAAGGTGAGCTGTGACCACCACCCCCGAGGGCACCCCCGAGGGCCCGTCGCTGTCGAAGCCGACGACGGACGGCACCGCGGACAAGCCGGTCGTGCTGGACGTGGAGGACCTCAGCGTCCACTTCTTCGTCGAGGACGAGTGGGTGCCGGCCGCGATCGACGTGTCCTACCAGGTGCGCGCGGGCGAGGTGCTCGCGATCGTCGGTGAGTCGGGGTCCGGCAAGACCCAGTCGTCGATGTCGCTCCTCGGCCTCCTGCCGCCGAACGGACGGGCGACCGGCAGCGCCAAGCTCAAGGGCACCGAGGTGCTGGGGCTGCGCGGAGCCGCGCAGCGCCGACTGCGCGGCAAGGAGATCGCCGTGATCTTCCAGGAGCCGATGACGGCGCTCAACCCCGTCTACCCGATCGGCGCCCAGGTGGTGGAGGCGTTGCGCACCCACCTCCCGCTGTCGCCGTCCGCGGCGAAGGCCCGGGCGCTCGAGCTCCTGCGGCTCGTCGAGATCCCGGAGCCGGAGCGTCGGTTCAACTCGTTCCCCCACCAGCTCTCCGGCGGCCAGCGGCAGCGCGCGATGATCGCCCAGGCGCTGGCCTGCGACCCGACGCTGCTCATCGCCGACGAGCCGACCACCGCGCTCGACGTCACCGTGCAGGCCGAGATCCTCAAGCTCATCGCCGACCTCAAGGACCGCATCGACTCGGGCATCGTGCTCATCACCCACGACATGGGCGTGGTGGCGGACATGGCCGACCGGATGGTCGTCATGAAGGACGGACGCATCGTCGAGACCGGCACCACGGCCGACGTCTTCGCCCGACCGCAGCACCCCTACACCCAGCAGCTGCTGGCCGCGGTGCCGCACTTCGGCCAGGCCACCCGCACCGAGGCCCGTGACGGTGCCGCGCCGCGGCCGGAGTCGGCGTCCACCGAGAAGCGGGAGCCGGTGCTCGTCATCGAGGACCTGGTGCTCGAGTACCCCAAGCGCGGCTCGCAGCCCGTCTTCCGCGCCGTCGACGAGGTGAGCCTCGAGATCGGCGAGGGCGAGGTCGTCGGGCTGGTGGGGGAGTCCGGCTCGGGCAAGACCACCATCGGACGCGCCGTCGTGGGCCTGCTGCCCGTCGCCGGCGGTCGGCTCATGGTGGACGGCGTGGACATGGCGGACGCGAACCGTCGCACCCTGCGCGACCTGCGCCGCCGCGTCGGCATCGTCTTCCAGGACCCGGGCTCCTCCCTCAACCCCCGCATCCCGGTGGGCGAGTCGATCGGCGAGCCCCTCCACCTGCACACCGGGGTGAAGGGCAAGGAGCTGAGCCAGCGGGTCGAGACGCTCCTCGACCAGGTGCACCTGCCCCGGGCGATGCGCAACCGCTACCCCCACGAGCTGTCCGGCGGTCAGCGGCAGCGCGTCGGCATCGCCCGGGCGCTCGCGCTCGAGCCGCGGCTGCTGGTGGCCGACGAGCCGACCTCGGCCCTCGACGTCTCGGTGCAGGCGCGGGTGCTGGACCTCTTCTCCGAGCTGCAGGCGCAGCACGGTTTCGGTTGCCTCTTCATCAGCCACGACCTCGCCGTCGTGGAGATGCTGGCCTCCCGGATCGCGGTGATGCACCACGGCAAGCTGGTCGAGATCGGCCCCAGCGCCCAGGTCATCAACCACCCGAAGGACCCGTACACCCAGCGCCTCGTCGCCGCGGTGCCCGTGCCCGACCCGGTGGAGCAGCGGGCGCGTCGCGCCCGACGTGACGCCCTGCTGGACGACGCCGGCGTCAGCTGACGTCCGGCGCCGCCGGGGCGCGTACGACGAGGTCGGACCCGATTCGCCGCGACGTGCGTGCTCTGGCACAATGATCGGTCGAGTCGTGCGACCCGCGGACCCTCTCATCCGTTGGTCGCTCGCCCTTCGAGGTCCGGAGCCGGTGCCCCACGCCGTCGCGACGTCCCTCATCAACCCGCAACGTTCGAGGAGACACCACCCACCGTGGCCGTCAAGATCCGTTTGAAGCGCCTGGGCAAGATCCGGGTGCCGCAGTACCGCATCGTCGTCGTCGACTCGCGCAAGAAGCGTGACGGCAAGGTGATCGAGGAGATCGGCAAGTACCACCCCAAGGAGGAGCCCTCGTTCATCGAGGTCGAGTCCGAGCGGGCCCAGCACTGGCTCGGCGTCGGCGCGCAGCCGACCGAGGCGGTCGAGGCCATCCTCAAGATCACCGGCGACTGGCAGACGTTCAAGGGCCTCCCGGGCACGGAGGGCACGCTGAAGACGGCGGCCCCCAAGCCCGACAAGCTCGAGATCTTCAACGCCGCGCTCAAGGAGGCTCAGAACGAGCCCAAGGGTGCCGCCGTGACGAAGAAGTCCAAGAAGGCCGACGACGCCAAGGTCGACGAGGCCCCGGCTGACGAGGCCAAGGCCGAGGAGCCGAAGGCCGACGAGGCGCCCGCCGAGAGCACCGAGGCCTGAGCACCGTGCTGGCCGACGCGCTCGAGCACCTGGTCCGCGGGGTGGTGGCCCACCCCGACGACGTGACCGTGCGGGACAAGGAGCTGCGTCGCGGCTCCGTGCTGGAGGTCCGGGTGCACCCCGACGACCTCGGCAAGGTCATCGGTCGCAACGGCCGCACCGCCACGGCGTTCCGCACCGTCATCGGTGCGCTCGCC
This Nocardioides alkalitolerans DNA region includes the following protein-coding sequences:
- a CDS encoding PH domain-containing protein, with protein sequence MATPYVQTYRSTGARRLAVALMGGAGVVLVGLAVGGDVELLLRWGGAVLLLGAIGWVVYWRPALHLTDDGLQVVNPFRTVEVPWGALVEVDGRYGVRLVLLDDSTVDAWACPPPLGMDRAKGKESEAAGAVRERWRREETTGRSAGPDATRTVVRPDPTAAATLALLALAAVVTPFLV
- the rpsP gene encoding 30S ribosomal protein S16 produces the protein MAVKIRLKRLGKIRVPQYRIVVVDSRKKRDGKVIEEIGKYHPKEEPSFIEVESERAQHWLGVGAQPTEAVEAILKITGDWQTFKGLPGTEGTLKTAAPKPDKLEIFNAALKEAQNEPKGAAVTKKSKKADDAKVDEAPADEAKAEEPKADEAPAESTEA
- a CDS encoding ABC transporter permease, translated to MFFVRRLLTSSLVVLVSTFVMYVLVSIAIDPLADLRQSTSPNKEQLIEQRRQSLQLDESVFHRYFDWLSGAAGCVVGNCDLGTNWQTNQQVTDLLSGAILTTLQLVSLATVLAILIGVFIGIVSALRQYSGFDYSITFVSFLLYSLPTFWVAVLLKQFLAIGFNDFLADPSIAWWFYVICVVLAGLTLMAALGGTTKNRVRNFAIAGGATLVVLLYVELTDFIADPTLGIVGVAVLSIGTALCVTILSTGLSDRRSLYAALTVAGLGIVLYQPMRYFWYYAGASWLIVIGMGVLAVLVGALVGYLWGGPDRSTVVRTAALTAVPVSLYLFLDRLFSTWDVYVNHVRINGRPIATSGRRTPNFEGNFWMETLDLFGHLLLPTLTLTLISFAAYTRYARASTLEVLNQDYIRTARAKGLTERTVIMRHAFRNALIPLASIVPVDIITLIGGAVITERIFGWRGMGFLFADSLEKNVIDPIMAYLLVVAILAVVANFVADLVYAVLDPRIRVNA
- a CDS encoding RNA-binding protein produces the protein MLADALEHLVRGVVAHPDDVTVRDKELRRGSVLEVRVHPDDLGKVIGRNGRTATAFRTVIGALAGRGGARVDFVDVDRRR
- a CDS encoding ABC transporter permease, translating into MTMTTPPPAATPDEPHENGIENRDVAGLSQGRIVLKRFLGHRGALVGMVVLALVAILAFSSIGVGGIPGWWKYAPTDRPADFDAVTDRGAPTLGLPTWLGGSGLAWGDAPFGRDNLGRDIFARTMLGAQTSLIVMAIMGIVAAVMGIAVGALAGYYRGATDQALMRFTDLVITFPLIVIGAVLGKMAGDSGVYVLALVLGLVVWTTLARLVRAEFLSLREREFVDAARVAGASDTRIILKHMLPNAMGPIIVNTTLLMSAAVLLEASLSYLGFGVKAPDISLGKMVSDYQSYFQTRPWLFWWPGAFIIVIALCVNFIGDGLRDAFDPRQRKIPSLRAMNRARLAQQESLVAATPALPTGADVSGVDVEKRSRETDRRDDEPGGSA
- a CDS encoding ABC transporter ATP-binding protein — translated: MTTTPEGTPEGPSLSKPTTDGTADKPVVLDVEDLSVHFFVEDEWVPAAIDVSYQVRAGEVLAIVGESGSGKTQSSMSLLGLLPPNGRATGSAKLKGTEVLGLRGAAQRRLRGKEIAVIFQEPMTALNPVYPIGAQVVEALRTHLPLSPSAAKARALELLRLVEIPEPERRFNSFPHQLSGGQRQRAMIAQALACDPTLLIADEPTTALDVTVQAEILKLIADLKDRIDSGIVLITHDMGVVADMADRMVVMKDGRIVETGTTADVFARPQHPYTQQLLAAVPHFGQATRTEARDGAAPRPESASTEKREPVLVIEDLVLEYPKRGSQPVFRAVDEVSLEIGEGEVVGLVGESGSGKTTIGRAVVGLLPVAGGRLMVDGVDMADANRRTLRDLRRRVGIVFQDPGSSLNPRIPVGESIGEPLHLHTGVKGKELSQRVETLLDQVHLPRAMRNRYPHELSGGQRQRVGIARALALEPRLLVADEPTSALDVSVQARVLDLFSELQAQHGFGCLFISHDLAVVEMLASRIAVMHHGKLVEIGPSAQVINHPKDPYTQRLVAAVPVPDPVEQRARRARRDALLDDAGVS